The sequence TGAATCCGCGAAGACCCGTGAGTCGGCGCGGCCTTTCGCGGGACACCGGCCCGCTCGTCAGCTAAAGGATTTCGATGTCCTTGACCAGCGGGGGGTGGTTCGGGAAAGTGATGTCGGTCCACCGGTTGATGCGCACCGAGTCGCCGTTGGCGTCGTAGTAGATGAGGTCGTTGTTGCCCGTCGAAATACGGTCGACCCACCAGCTGCCGAAGCCGGTCCGGCCCTTGTTGGCGTAGCAGTCCACGCTGGACCTGCCGTCCAGGTGCGACCAGATCTTCAGGAAGTTCTCCCCGCCACGGCACTCGACGTGGTCGATGGCGAAGGCGTTGCCCGTGGGCATGGCCATCGTGACCCCGACGGTGGCGGCGAACGCCACGGCTGCGGAACGGGCGAACCTCTTCGTCTTTGAGATCACAAGTTCTCCTTCATTCGATAATCGAACGGGGAGGCGACGGGTGCGGCCGAACAAATGAAGACGCGTCGAAAAAATATCTGCCCGCCTTCGTCCGGGCCTTCCGTCGTCTCGTCTCTCGTGCTTGCTCTACGAAGATCCTGTAAGGCAGGTGTGTATGGCAATCATTCGCGGCTCCCTGGGCCGGAATGCACCCCTAAATGTCTAGATCGAGAGCGCCTGGGGGAGTTAACACGTTTCAATCCGGTGGCTGCCGCGGGCCCTTCCCGGTTTCGCGGCGGCCCGGTCGGATAGGGCTTCCGAAACGGATCGGATTGCCGGTACGAGTGGGTGGAGCAGGGGGCCGGGGCCGGATGCGGCGGGCTTTGTGCGCGACGGCGGCGCGCCCTGGTGCCGGGGGGAGCCGGATGCGCGAGCCGGCCGACGCCTACGCGGGATGCGGTGAGCGTCGGGTGCCGGGGCCCGCCCCGTCCCGGCGCGGTGCGCCCGCTCCGGCGAAGTGCGGCAGAACCATCTCGACCAGCGCGTCGACATCG is a genomic window of Streptomyces sp. NBC_01237 containing:
- a CDS encoding beta/gamma crystallin domain-containing protein, which produces MISKTKRFARSAAVAFAATVGVTMAMPTGNAFAIDHVECRGGENFLKIWSHLDGRSSVDCYANKGRTGFGSWWVDRISTGNNDLIYYDANGDSVRINRWTDITFPNHPPLVKDIEIL